In Candidatus Roseilinea sp., one DNA window encodes the following:
- the groL gene encoding 60 kDa chaperonin, translating to MRRRGGKTLLVGARESLHEGMTLLAAAVEPTLGPLGRLVAIERETNPRTKAPDLLNDGATIARRIWALPDRWQTMGLLMARHAAAQVEEAVGNGGSTTIVLAHAIMTEGLRHIAAGCDPMRLRRGLERALPVALQAIERTARPLQDDQHILSLAGAITGRDDLARLIHECFDVVGPHGVIEVRPGHGVAHDREYIQGVLWNEGWKSSHFVTQGGAAVLERPYILFATHRLTKAAQLAPLMSALIEANEARNEQRGLVVIAFAIESDALNILVTNKVRGVLPALAIHAPGAGNDRFEILNDLATLCGGKLFAEEAGDRVESARLADLGQADEVNAIRSAFTITGGKGRPAAIRQRIAEIRRSLAHATGNAERDRLTERIGKLLGGVALLRVGGATEAERSHLMQRAEEAVRTIRIGMEGGLVAGGGAAFLAAVPALQQLELEGDEARASAMLRHALLVPMSALIRNAGYEPAPVIHEVTARGTGFGFDVRAGAVVDMWAANIVDPLRLVTTALRAATSCAAMALTTEALVHKPRSVRDDGVMLNP from the coding sequence ATGAGACGACGAGGCGGCAAGACTCTACTGGTCGGCGCGCGTGAGTCGCTCCACGAGGGCATGACGTTACTGGCCGCGGCCGTCGAACCGACGCTCGGCCCACTAGGCCGGCTGGTGGCCATCGAACGCGAGACCAACCCCAGGACAAAAGCCCCCGACCTGCTCAACGATGGCGCAACCATCGCCCGGCGCATCTGGGCGCTGCCCGATCGCTGGCAGACCATGGGGCTGCTCATGGCGCGCCACGCTGCGGCGCAAGTCGAAGAAGCCGTGGGCAACGGCGGCAGCACGACTATCGTGCTTGCCCACGCCATCATGACCGAAGGGCTACGGCACATCGCCGCCGGTTGCGACCCCATGCGCTTACGGCGCGGGCTGGAGCGCGCGCTGCCGGTGGCGTTGCAGGCCATCGAACGCACGGCGCGTCCGCTGCAAGACGATCAGCATATCCTTTCGCTGGCCGGTGCGATCACCGGCCGCGACGACCTGGCGCGACTCATCCACGAGTGCTTTGATGTGGTGGGCCCGCATGGCGTGATCGAGGTGCGGCCCGGCCACGGCGTCGCGCACGATCGGGAATACATCCAGGGCGTATTGTGGAATGAAGGGTGGAAGTCCTCACACTTCGTCACCCAAGGCGGCGCAGCGGTGCTCGAACGGCCCTACATTCTATTCGCCACACATCGCCTGACGAAAGCAGCGCAGCTCGCCCCACTGATGAGCGCGTTGATCGAAGCGAACGAAGCGCGCAACGAGCAGCGCGGGCTGGTCGTCATCGCCTTCGCCATCGAGAGCGATGCGCTCAACATCCTGGTGACGAACAAGGTGCGCGGCGTGCTGCCGGCGTTGGCCATCCACGCGCCCGGCGCGGGCAACGACCGGTTCGAGATCCTCAATGATCTGGCGACGTTGTGCGGCGGCAAGCTCTTTGCCGAAGAAGCGGGCGACCGCGTGGAATCGGCCCGGCTGGCTGATTTGGGACAGGCCGACGAGGTGAACGCTATCCGCTCCGCATTCACGATCACCGGCGGCAAGGGGCGGCCGGCAGCCATCCGTCAGCGCATCGCCGAGATCCGCCGGTCGCTTGCCCACGCGACCGGCAATGCCGAGCGCGACCGCCTGACCGAACGCATCGGCAAGTTGCTGGGCGGCGTCGCGTTGCTACGCGTGGGCGGCGCTACCGAAGCCGAGCGGTCTCACCTGATGCAGCGCGCCGAAGAAGCGGTGCGCACGATCCGCATCGGCATGGAGGGTGGCTTGGTCGCCGGCGGCGGCGCGGCTTTCCTGGCAGCCGTGCCGGCCTTGCAGCAGCTCGAACTGGAAGGCGACGAAGCGCGCGCAAGCGCCATGCTGCGCCACGCCTTGCTGGTGCCTATGTCGGCGTTGATCCGCAACGCCGGCTACGAACCCGCGCCTGTCATCCATGAGGTAACGGCGCGAGGGACGGGGTTCGGCTTCGACGTGCGGGCCGGCGCCGTGGTTGACATGTGGGCAGCCAACATCGTGGATCCGCTTCGCCTGGTGACCACGGCGTTGCGCGCGGCGACAAGCTGCGCGGCGATGGCGCTGACGACCGAAGCGCTGGTGCACAAGCCGCGCTCGGTGCGCGACGACGGCGTGATGTTGAATCCTTGA
- a CDS encoding sugar ABC transporter permease — protein MAETTTPTLSTASASRRQSGQLSAATVVNRIGWIVAQVLLWLFFASVAFPILWTIMTSFKTSRELFTNPWALPAVPQIANYVKAWNEMKVGTYFLNSVFVSFSSLAITMLLGSMAAYVIARVNIKINRPLYFFFLAGWLIPYFLTFIPAWFLHRQLGTISKDGGHLALIIQYAAGSLPFTIFFLYAFFKTLPRELEESAIIDGANPYQVFFKVMLPLAKSGILTVGIFNFIGIWNEYPWALVTISRDELKTLPLGLANLLQRSQYQTDWGAMFAGFVITLVPTFVVYAIYQARLTEGITVGALKG, from the coding sequence ATGGCCGAGACGACTACTCCAACCCTATCCACCGCTTCGGCATCGCGACGCCAAAGCGGACAACTTTCGGCAGCGACCGTGGTCAACCGGATCGGCTGGATCGTCGCCCAGGTGCTTTTGTGGCTGTTCTTCGCCAGCGTCGCTTTCCCGATCCTGTGGACGATCATGACTTCGTTCAAGACCAGCCGGGAGTTGTTCACCAATCCGTGGGCGCTCCCCGCCGTGCCCCAAATCGCCAACTACGTCAAGGCGTGGAACGAGATGAAAGTAGGCACCTACTTCCTCAACAGCGTGTTTGTCAGCTTCAGCAGCCTAGCGATCACCATGTTGTTAGGAAGCATGGCGGCCTACGTCATTGCGAGGGTGAACATTAAGATCAATCGTCCGCTCTATTTCTTCTTCCTGGCCGGTTGGCTGATCCCTTATTTCCTTACCTTCATCCCTGCCTGGTTCTTACACCGACAACTCGGCACGATCAGCAAGGACGGCGGCCACTTGGCGCTGATCATCCAGTATGCGGCTGGTTCGCTTCCCTTCACCATCTTCTTCCTTTACGCGTTCTTCAAGACGCTGCCGCGTGAGCTCGAAGAATCGGCCATCATAGACGGTGCCAATCCCTACCAGGTGTTCTTCAAGGTCATGTTGCCGCTGGCCAAGTCGGGCATCTTAACCGTGGGCATTTTCAACTTCATCGGCATCTGGAACGAGTATCCCTGGGCGCTCGTCACCATCTCGCGCGATGAACTCAAAACGCTGCCGCTCGGACTGGCCAATTTGCTTCAGCGCTCCCAATACCAGACCGACTGGGGCGCAATGTTCGCCGGATTCGTCATCACACTCGTGCCAACCTTCGTCGTCTATGCGATCTACCAAGCACGCTTGACCGAGGGTATCACCGTGGGTGCGCTCAAAGGGTAG
- a CDS encoding ABC transporter permease, which yields MSVRTQKYVFAASFLLPAVILYTVFVLYPAIQGIEISFYKWSGLSMNRTWVGLANFARFFRELTAPNDFFNIRNYLGRNVFIFFFGLAAIFLGLVCAALIHAKPRGANLFRVTYFFPRVLAIPAIALLWSMVLHPDYGLVNSGLRAIGLEALAKPWWSLQEEMPLQRLGVWTMGFVGIWAALGWYMILFLATIQNVPPEYTEAALIDGATKSQTFFLVTIPLIWETLRTTIVFAVMGMFFVFDLAFILFEQNANKNSDMIAHYYYWQAFGANNWGYSSAIVTVMFLVTIALTIGTFFALKRESVQY from the coding sequence ATGAGCGTCAGAACGCAGAAGTATGTTTTCGCCGCATCATTTTTGCTGCCGGCGGTGATCCTCTACACCGTGTTCGTGCTCTATCCGGCAATCCAGGGCATCGAGATCAGTTTCTACAAGTGGTCCGGGCTCTCGATGAATCGCACGTGGGTCGGCCTGGCCAACTTCGCGCGATTCTTCCGCGAGCTGACCGCACCCAACGACTTCTTCAACATCCGCAACTACCTTGGTCGCAATGTCTTCATCTTCTTCTTCGGCCTGGCAGCCATCTTCCTCGGCCTGGTCTGCGCAGCCCTGATTCACGCCAAACCGCGCGGCGCCAATCTGTTTCGGGTCACCTATTTCTTCCCGCGCGTGCTCGCCATCCCGGCCATCGCCCTGCTCTGGTCTATGGTGCTGCACCCCGACTACGGTTTGGTCAACAGTGGCCTGCGAGCCATCGGCCTGGAAGCGCTGGCCAAGCCCTGGTGGAGCCTACAAGAGGAAATGCCCCTCCAACGCCTGGGCGTTTGGACGATGGGGTTCGTTGGCATTTGGGCGGCGCTGGGATGGTACATGATTCTCTTCCTGGCAACGATCCAGAACGTGCCTCCAGAATATACAGAAGCGGCGCTGATTGACGGTGCAACCAAAAGTCAGACGTTCTTCCTAGTCACCATTCCCCTGATTTGGGAGACCTTGCGCACGACGATCGTGTTCGCGGTCATGGGCATGTTCTTCGTGTTCGACTTGGCCTTCATCTTGTTCGAACAGAACGCCAACAAGAACTCCGACATGATCGCCCATTACTACTACTGGCAAGCATTCGGCGCGAACAACTGGGGATACTCATCTGCAATCGTCACGGTGATGTTCCTGGTCACGATTGCGTTGACGATCGGGACTTTCTTCGCACTCAAGCGGGAGAGCGTGCAGTACTGA